From the genome of Amycolatopsis sp. NBC_01488, one region includes:
- a CDS encoding WD40/YVTN/BNR-like repeat-containing protein, giving the protein MFGFRRFLRLLGIVVVAVVTAALLTSAAGHVIGLEGEDHDADSGQVDEDEDAGGPQAPADYLDDKFTSFQTVTDDQVRQAEAQAAALPENGNGWRLVGPSNVGGRISGLVVDPRRPDTMYVAAAGGGVWRSTDAAATFQPAWPSGLPQAIGSLEMGRDGTLWAGTGEANPSGGGLTFFGNGVYRSTDGGRSWDSWGLTRSSSIGRILADPVDPQRVYAAATGNLSGTAQQRGIYRLSGNGRDWRLVLPAPNKTTGGVDLAMDPANHNRIYAVLWDHQRNNGARVYGGVGSGLFRSDNGGDTWTRLENVIGTASTDQAGTGLHSDPSLGRIGIAVAPNDPNRVYVISATQYGPDKGFYVSNDGGNSFTPGGHAGGSSGYAWWFGKMWVDPQHENHLFSADVNLRESSDSGATWQVSNGVHADQHAMQWDPNKTGRVYLGNDGGVYRSDTNGASGDWIHATYEPFNQSYHLAVAQDDPTRLATGLQDNGSVRTWTQTTPPGDLTQWNAYGGGDGHEVLIDYSDHNVYYECSQVGVCHRHVDSGGNSQSVNFGTRHSDRITTDAPVVLDPTNPKVVYFGGNVLDRSTDGGVTFTQISPPGDFLTGPVPPNENDQGPFYANEYATITWIAPAKTDPNTIYVGTDIGRLWKTTDLGATWTEFTGKGLPTRWVNAIVVDPTDARHAFVAFSGYREGDLAANIWETTDGGNSWDNISGRLPNAPVEMITYDQPRKRLYAATNLGVFVNRDGRGNWRRLGRSLPNTSILDIKITGDGQNLYAATFGRSVWSIRIDD; this is encoded by the coding sequence ATGTTCGGTTTCCGCCGGTTTTTGCGCCTGTTGGGCATAGTCGTCGTGGCCGTGGTCACCGCAGCGTTGTTGACCTCGGCGGCAGGGCACGTGATCGGGCTCGAGGGCGAGGATCACGACGCCGACAGCGGTCAGGTCGACGAGGACGAGGACGCCGGCGGTCCGCAGGCGCCGGCGGACTATCTCGACGACAAGTTCACGTCGTTCCAGACCGTCACCGACGATCAGGTGCGGCAGGCAGAGGCGCAGGCCGCGGCCTTGCCTGAGAACGGCAACGGCTGGCGTCTGGTCGGACCGTCCAACGTCGGCGGACGGATCAGTGGCCTCGTGGTCGACCCACGCCGTCCAGACACGATGTATGTCGCGGCAGCAGGCGGTGGCGTGTGGCGCAGCACGGACGCCGCCGCCACGTTCCAGCCCGCATGGCCGTCCGGCCTACCGCAGGCGATCGGCTCTTTGGAAATGGGACGGGACGGCACGTTGTGGGCCGGCACGGGCGAGGCGAATCCGTCCGGCGGCGGCCTGACGTTCTTCGGAAATGGTGTGTACCGGTCAACCGACGGCGGTCGTTCCTGGGATTCCTGGGGCCTGACCCGAAGCAGCTCGATCGGCAGGATCCTGGCCGACCCGGTGGATCCCCAGCGCGTGTACGCAGCCGCGACCGGCAACCTGTCCGGAACGGCTCAGCAGCGTGGCATCTACCGGCTGTCCGGCAACGGCCGGGATTGGCGGCTCGTGCTGCCGGCGCCGAACAAGACCACCGGTGGCGTGGACCTCGCGATGGACCCGGCCAACCACAACCGGATCTACGCCGTGCTGTGGGACCACCAGCGCAACAACGGCGCGCGCGTCTACGGCGGCGTCGGCTCCGGACTGTTCCGTTCGGACAACGGCGGCGACACGTGGACACGGCTGGAGAACGTGATCGGCACCGCGTCGACCGACCAGGCCGGCACCGGGCTGCACAGCGATCCGAGCCTCGGTCGCATCGGCATCGCCGTCGCACCGAACGACCCGAACCGGGTCTACGTCATCTCCGCCACGCAATACGGCCCGGACAAGGGTTTCTACGTGTCCAACGACGGCGGGAACTCGTTCACGCCGGGTGGGCACGCCGGCGGCAGCAGCGGTTACGCCTGGTGGTTCGGAAAGATGTGGGTCGACCCGCAGCACGAGAACCACTTGTTCTCCGCGGACGTCAACCTGCGGGAGTCCAGCGACAGTGGCGCGACCTGGCAGGTGTCCAACGGAGTCCACGCCGACCAGCACGCGATGCAGTGGGATCCGAACAAGACCGGCCGGGTCTACCTCGGCAACGACGGCGGCGTCTACCGGTCGGACACCAACGGCGCGTCGGGCGACTGGATCCACGCCACGTACGAGCCGTTCAACCAGTCGTATCACCTCGCTGTGGCCCAGGACGATCCCACCCGGCTGGCCACTGGCCTGCAGGACAACGGAAGCGTCCGGACGTGGACACAGACGACCCCACCCGGTGACCTCACCCAGTGGAACGCCTACGGCGGCGGCGACGGGCACGAGGTGCTGATCGACTACAGCGACCACAACGTCTACTACGAGTGTTCGCAGGTCGGTGTCTGTCATCGGCACGTGGACTCGGGCGGGAACTCGCAGTCGGTCAACTTCGGCACCCGGCACTCCGACCGGATCACCACGGACGCGCCGGTCGTGCTGGATCCCACCAACCCCAAGGTCGTCTACTTCGGGGGCAACGTCCTGGACCGGTCGACCGACGGTGGCGTCACGTTCACCCAGATCAGCCCGCCCGGCGATTTCCTGACCGGTCCGGTGCCGCCGAACGAGAACGACCAGGGTCCGTTCTACGCCAACGAGTACGCGACGATCACGTGGATCGCGCCGGCGAAGACCGACCCGAACACGATCTACGTCGGCACCGATATCGGCCGGCTGTGGAAGACCACGGACCTCGGCGCGACGTGGACCGAGTTCACCGGCAAGGGACTGCCGACGCGGTGGGTCAACGCGATCGTCGTCGACCCCACTGACGCCAGGCACGCGTTCGTGGCGTTCTCCGGCTACCGCGAGGGCGATCTCGCCGCCAACATCTGGGAAACCACCGACGGCGGGAACTCGTGGGACAACATCAGCGGGCGACTTCCGAACGCGCCGGTTGAGATGATCACCTACGACCAACCACGGAAACGGCTCTACGCGGCCACCAACCTCGGTGTGTTCGTCAACCGTGACGGCCGGGGCAACTGGCGTCGCCTGGGCCGCAGCCTGCCGAACACCTCCATTTTGGACATCAAGATCACGGGTGACGGCCAGAACCTCTACGCCGCCACCTTCGGCCGCAGCGTCTGGTCGATCCGGATCGACGACTGA